Proteins encoded in a region of the Candidatus Omnitrophota bacterium genome:
- a CDS encoding HAD hydrolase-like protein, with protein sequence MPLTTQAPVFLPGTHIEVINENITRGKIKHAVFDFDGTLSLVREGWQNVMIPMGVEILQETGTSESEEELFHVVRDFVTRLTGKQTIYQMIQLKEEAEKRGGTAKEPLVYKRMYLDRLWERIEYRVKGLKSGELKPDDFVVPGSYELLEALKKRGVTMYLASGTDHEYVVDESEAIKVTSYFAPYIYGAQDDYKSFSKKMIIQKILTDNRLCGAELLTFGDGFVEIENTKEVGGIAVGVASDEVGKVHIDDWKRNRLIQAGADLIIPHYGECETLMAYLFDEK encoded by the coding sequence ATGCCGCTCACTACTCAAGCCCCCGTCTTCTTACCGGGAACTCATATTGAAGTTATTAATGAAAACATTACGAGGGGAAAAATCAAGCACGCCGTTTTCGATTTCGACGGGACGCTTTCGCTGGTTCGAGAAGGCTGGCAGAACGTCATGATTCCTATGGGCGTGGAAATTCTCCAGGAAACTGGAACTTCGGAAAGCGAAGAAGAACTTTTCCATGTTGTTAGGGATTTCGTAACCCGGCTTACGGGAAAACAGACCATCTATCAAATGATTCAACTGAAAGAAGAGGCGGAAAAACGAGGCGGGACGGCCAAGGAGCCGTTGGTATACAAGCGCATGTATCTCGACCGCCTTTGGGAGAGGATCGAATATCGGGTTAAGGGGCTGAAATCGGGCGAGTTGAAGCCGGATGATTTCGTCGTGCCCGGCTCTTACGAATTGTTGGAGGCGCTCAAAAAGCGGGGCGTGACCATGTACCTGGCCAGCGGCACCGATCACGAGTACGTCGTGGACGAGTCGGAAGCCATTAAAGTAACCTCCTATTTCGCTCCATACATTTACGGCGCCCAGGACGATTACAAGAGTTTTTCCAAAAAAATGATTATCCAAAAAATTCTGACCGACAATCGTCTATGCGGCGCCGAGTTGTTGACGTTCGGCGATGGTTTCGTGGAAATCGAGAATACCAAAGAAGTCGGGGGCATCGCCGTCGGCGTAGCATCGGACGAAGTGGGCAAAGTTCATATCGACGATTGGAAGCGAAACCGTCTGATTCAAGCCGGCGCCGATCTGATTATTCCTCATTACGGCGAATGCGAGACGCTGATGGCTTATTTGTTCGATGAAAAGTAA